The region GACGCTTGGAAAAGTGGTAATGACCGTCGAACAGTCGAGTTTAATTGCAGATTTAACGGAACATATTGCTTTTAATTTACATGAATATAATCCTGCAGAAGATTTAATTCAAATGACACAAGATGTTTTAACTCAATGTCGTAATCAAGAGTTACCTAAAACACGAGAAGAGTTTGAAAATCGAGCCTTATTATTCCAATATTTAAATGATTTGCAATATCTCCTTGAAATTAAATGCCATTTTGTTCGAAATTTGACGGAACAACAACGTTTGAAATTTGGACCACAGAGTTTGTAAATAAAAAAAAGTCATTGAGACCTTGCTCAATGACTTTTTTTTTATGCTTCTATAAATTGACCGTGTGAAACTTTCATTTCTTTAAATTGAATGTTAAATTTCTTTTGATATTTTTTCAATGTACTTAAATCTTTATCTGTAATGATACAAATTGATTTTCCACTTGCATACCCACGAGCCGTACGACCCGCACGATGTAAATATTCATTTGGATTGGCCGGACAGTCAAGGTGAATGATGTGTGTGACTTCTGGAATATCAAGACCACGAGCCGTTAAATCTGATGAAACTAATAATTTGATTTTTCCACTTCTAAATAGATCTAGTGCACGTTTGCGTTCTTCTTTTTGAATGTTACCACGCATGACGAATGTTTCTTTTTGATGATAATTTAATTTTTCAGCAATTTCTTGCATCGAATCGTTTTGATTTACAAAAATTAAAGCACGTTCTGGGTTTTCGGCAACAATCAATTTGCGAAGTAATTCGAATTTATCACGACGCTCACCTTTTAAATAGAAATGAGCAATATTTGGATTCATTTCGACGGCATCTGCAGTTTTTAAAATAACAGGTTCTTTCATTAAAGACGTCGCAAGTGTTTGCGTATTCTCACTAATTGAAGCTGAGAATAGACAAAGTTGACGATCACGTAGTGTTGTTTTAATAATATCTTGAATCGTTTTGGTATTGGTATTATCAAGTAGACTATCCGCTTCATCTAAAATGATGGTTTTAAGGGTATGAGCCGTAATTTTTTTCTTTTTAATCAATTCTAAAATACGACCACATGATCCCGTGATGATATGAGGTTTTTCTTTTAATTTTTTGATTTGTTTATCAATGTTTGCGCCCCCAATAATCGTGGTAGACGTCACCGGAATTTCTGAGTTTGCTGCTAGTAACTTGATTTGAGCATCAATTTGCATGACTAGCTCATGTGTAGGTGCTAAGATTAAAACTTGCATTTCACGTTTTGTCGTGTCAATTTTTTCAAAAAGGGGGGCGACAAAAGCTAATGTTTTTCCGCTTCCTGTA is a window of Turicibacter sanguinis DNA encoding:
- a CDS encoding DEAD/DEAH box helicase, with amino-acid sequence MSITFENLNLDSRIIAGLNKQNISVPTSIQQEAIPVILNHQDVIAQSHTGSGKTLAFVAPLFEKIDTTKREMQVLILAPTHELVMQIDAQIKLLAANSEIPVTSTTIIGGANIDKQIKKLKEKPHIITGSCGRILELIKKKKITAHTLKTIILDEADSLLDNTNTKTIQDIIKTTLRDRQLCLFSASISENTQTLATSLMKEPVILKTADAVEMNPNIAHFYLKGERRDKFELLRKLIVAENPERALIFVNQNDSMQEIAEKLNYHQKETFVMRGNIQKEERKRALDLFRSGKIKLLVSSDLTARGLDIPEVTHIIHLDCPANPNEYLHRAGRTARGYASGKSICIITDKDLSTLKKYQKKFNIQFKEMKVSHGQFIEA